From Sander vitreus isolate 19-12246 chromosome 5, sanVit1, whole genome shotgun sequence:
TGGGGagtaacagaatacaatgaGCTCAGCATGATGATTTTAAAGTATTTCAAAAGTAATCCAAAGTATTTATAATGTGTTACTTAAGTTGAGTAATCTAATAGAAtattttacaaattacattttagggCATGTGTTCAGTAATCTGTTGTGGAATACGTTTTAAAAGGAACTCTCCCAACACTGCAAACATAGAAATGAACTTGTGTTGaaactgaggtgtgtgtgtgtgtgtgtgtgtgtgtgtgtgtgtgtgtgtgtgtgtgcgtgtgcaggcagctgacacacagaaaacagacaAGGAGGAATATGACCCCCACACCACATATGGTATGTTCTTGCCGTTACTATAGTAACTGTTATTGCTGTATGACAGCTGTTTGTCAGTCTAGTCAGTATACTGTATCTATAGAATAGTCAGTACAGAGTAAGTACACAGCTGTATACAGGTTTGACCTTTGATTAAAATGTTGTAATTTGATGATTTATGAGAATTTCCTGTTAGTATCTATTTACACCGTCATAATGCACCAGTTTTGaaacaggaaataaaatataaacaaatatattccaaataataattaatattaaaatttaaatatataaataatattgacttaatattaaaacaataaatgtatCTGCGTCTCTACAGGAAGTAGTTTTGTGCTTCCTGTTTCTGGCTTCCTGTGTCAACTTTGTAATAAGTTCTTCTACAGAGAGACAacagcacgacacacacactgcaggacGCACACGCACTACCTCAACCTGCAggtaacatgcacacacacatttgtctttCTGTTCTTGTGAAGACCTTCCCTGACATAATGCCTGACCCCAACCTGAACCTGAGCCTTAAACCCATAGACTGTAACAGTAATGGACAGAGCATCCAGGTCTAcagcatagactgttaatattaacggacaacgcatccggttcggcgaagtgctgcaaatgcagaagtgcctcAAACCTGCATTCTGTCTggattccagcagggggcgacacgtgcggttgcaaaaggaggtcggtttctgtagaagtctatgagaaagtgacccacttctcgcttgatttattacctcagtaaacattttcataatgacttTATgttctcaatcgctagttttaagtcttctgcaacacagaatgatgtccattttttaaattatggtctcgttgattttaaaatcgccgataaagcagggggtgttttagggcgtggctatgatgtgattgccagtgaaagtgtgcaacgtaacgtagagtgtaagcagctcctccctcactcctccctcttgtCCAAAATCGTCAATCTTCTCATCAGAAGCCAACGCAGAAGTGCCtaaaacctgcattctatctaatttccagcagggggcgacttcactggttgcaaaaataagtctgtttctatagaagtctatggggaaatgaccctacttctcacttgatttattacctcaataaacattaGGTCTTATTCTCAAATTTGTCATCACAAAGATAAACGAacgtgcgcacgcacacacacacacacacacacacacacacacacacacacacacacacacacacacacacacacacacacacacacacacacacactctgctgaaTGTGTCGTTTTGTTTTTCAGAGCCACAGAGCTAAGAGAACACATGAAGATCAGGACAGATCTGCTCTCACCTGACCTACTCTCactgtatcccacaatgcatctCTGTATCCAGGTGATACTGCTGTAAAGACACAGAACAGGCATGTTCTtccaaaataatgaaaacattaaacGGGAACAAATATGGTCAACTCACAACCTGTGTGGTTTTCATTGGATTATATTTGGATGTTTTGTGACACTGAGATGCCTCTTCACTGACACCTGGTGGCTGTTAGAGGAACTGCAGCTTCATGTCTCAATGAAGTCACGAAACTCATCATGATCATCATCATGATATTTAAATGTATAGTTTATAAAAAGGATATAACGGCGTATTAGGCCATTAATATATGTATTGGATCAACCTCATCACACCACAGATGCCGCTGCTTGCCGTGTATTATGTGTCCTGCTGTACCACAAATCCCATTTGAATTGCCCGCAGATGTAACTATATATAACGATATCCTTGCATCTGTACATGGCGTTCCTGGTGCAACATTTTTGAATAGGCCCAATTAGCAATGTGTCTTTAAAGTCCAGATGCTTATGAGAATTATGGGCTAAAATCACAACTATTTCCTTATTGCTGAATCCGATTGCGAAATATAATTTGATCAGGTCATCTACTGTAGGCTTACACGGCAAGTGGCGGTGTCTGTAGTGTGATGAGGTTAAAGGTTGAAGGAGTGAAGCAACATGGTTCCTTGACAAAAAGTGGGGGGTTCTTGTGAATttgtgagttgttttttttctctctcttttctatcTTATTATCACTTGTCCTGAAGAGActaaaaccaacaataaatgtaTGCAACACTTGTATATCCAGACATTTACAAATCCTGAAGTCATGACTGCTACATAGGTTCTTTTGATCTGgcaaacatttcatttacatttctacatttatttttctctttattcTTTTCACATGGGACCatttttgtgctttttatttttaatttttaatatataataattttacatttacatacaagATAGACATACAGGAAACAATCAAAttgacaaacaaacattatgacCTTGAAATCATCTGTAGTGTTTCTGGTGAGGGTGAAAAGTCACAGCCACACatgatttaatgttttattttattagttaaattatacttcatttaaaaaagaaaaaagagaatatGTAACCATTTCCAGGCACTCTCCGTACACGTGGCATGCCTCACCCTGTCGCGTCCAGAGGGGGCGCTGTCCCCGCTGAACGCAGAGGATTGTGGGATCGCAGGAGGCAGTAGCGGAGCAGCATCATCATCACTGCCGTACCGCGGGACTCGTCTCACCGGACTTTAACCTGAGCTGGGAGCCGTTTCTCCGCACTTAAGTGCCTTAACAGCGGAGGGAGAGATGGGACACGGAGACCTGATGAGCCAGGCGGAGGATGTAGCGGACCAGGTGAGCTCCTCTCCGCGGGAAACACACATCCTGAACCGGCCACAGACAGGGGCTGGGACCTGACTGGCAGACCGCGGTTGTCCGGATATTTTCTGCTATCgaattccattcaaaaatctGATAGTTTTATGGAGCTTTGTACACAGTGCACATTCCGGTAAATCTGTGTTGTCTTCCGGTAAATTCGGCCTACAGAAGATTTTCCCAAACAGCACTTTGTTCGCGTAAGATCAACTTTTGTTGAACTTTTGAAGCATATACATTGTTTTActgtgtaacgttaacgttagttagGCGGAGGCAGATTGTAGGTGTCTGAGAGTCTGTCTGAAAATAAAGTTATACTGAAACACCGAAAATAGCTATTTAGTCAAATTACTTGTATGCCGAAGTGAGGAGTGGCTCCTAATGATGTGCTCAAGGCCTCGGTTGTTTTCTAACAGCTAAGAATGTCGGCGGATAAGCAGGGAAACTTAAAACGTGCAGTTTTAAACGGACTCTGGTGTAACGTTCCCTTAATCTTAGAGACGGGAAATACCGGTATTAGGTTTTAAATTTTTCGAAGACCATGTTATTAAAAAGGAAAGCGATTCTTCTTCTTTGCTGAGTTTAAATCGTATTTGAAGTTATTTTGATAATTGCTTCCACAACATATGTAGGCTGTTCCATAAGAAGATAGATTCGGGGAACAATATAAAGTCAGTTCTAGATTTGTGAATATTGGAAGAAGTTATGGTCAATTCCACGTATGCCGAAAGGACGAATAGATCTTAGTAATGAAACTGTTGTGTTAAGTTATTTGTTACCCGATGTGAGTCTGCAGACTAGAAGGGTGGGAAAAATTGACATGCTTTTCTCATCGGACTCTGGTGTGCCGATTGTTGTGCCATAAAGAACGTAATTTAACAAATTTGAATGCTAGTTTCTATCACAGAATTATGCAAAAATCAAACGAAAAGGAAATTATTAATAATTGAATATTGTAGattttaaataatgttcataCTATTGCAACAGGTAGTAACGGTGTCTCAGAACAGCGGAAATAGGCTATGCAGCTTTATTGTTGCATCACAGCCTCGAGTCGATAGATTCATTTGTTGCTGCTGCACTCTTGTGTTTCTGCCTGGCTGTTTTACACTGTGGTTTCTGCACATCATGTTTACTTTTACAGTTGTAGTTTTCCTGCTTTTATTTAAGCAGCTTTACGGGAAGCAGTTTGATGAAGATGTTGAAGCTGACTGGCTGCCACATACGCACTCTGATTATGATGTCAGGCTAGTCTCCTGTTCTCACTACCGCTTTAATTCAGCAGCAGAGAAGAGGCATGTTATTCAGCTGccagtaggattgggcatcgagaaccgattcctacttggaatcgtttcaaaaattacaattccagtagaatcgtttttttattggaatcgtttagaggatttggtttcaaattcgatcatcgcttcccattTTAATATgcacaagttttggtttccgaagcggccaggcgcttgttgtgttgcagccttggagcacagtcaGCAGCGCTCTAGTGGAGCTTTATTTGACGTTGGaaaaaaagccctgtaaaacggcaaatgtgaaaataggcatttgacccgtttcaactccgcccttcaaagaatcggaatagagaatcgataagaacccgAATTGGAATCACAATTGTTAAAATCcgaacgatgcccaaccctagctgCCAGTGAAAACCAAAATTACATTTGATCACACCAGCAGTGTTTACCCTCGGTTTGTGAAAGACTTAGGTGCATGTATTTGTTGGGAGGGTTTGGGATCCTCCCTCAAGAAGATGTTacgtttttaaattaaaaagtatGCAGTTTCACATAATtgtggaccattattattactaccatagctgtttctaaaatgttggaaaagctagagcaggtGATAAATAAATGACACTCAAAAAGCGTTAAGACAAAACTTGCAAAGTAATGACTTCTTTAacccaactacaatcattagatctgaaaAGAGTCTTTAAGTTTTGATGCTCACGttgattttacatttattcagcttaggtggtgcccaaaacggttcgggtgctgcacctaaaccttataatggcagTGTTTTCAAAGTGGCAAAGTGTTTTCAGTGCAATCCTGTGTATCTGTTTACCTTGTTATCCAGCAGAAGGTTGTATCCTCACAGGTATTTATGtggcctatttatttatttttttaatgtcaaataTGATATGCCTACACATAGTAATGCATGATGGTAATTTGAAACTGCACCAGAAAGCAAGGGTAGGTTTCCCTGAATCATATGATGTGTACCACTTGCatatataacaaaaatataaaagaaaatatgtccAGGCAATTGGACATGTCTATGTAGGCTTTAGAGGGTTTTAAATATGATACATAGTTAATTTGATACTGTCAGACAGGGAAGAAAAACATGTCTATTGTTTCTTAAGAAACATATCTGTAGAAGGAATGTTAATTATGATTTAATAGATTAAAAGACAGATTAAAATGAGATTACAAAAGATGTGGACTGGAAGATGGCGGACGAGTAGTAGACGCGTTTGACTTCCGTTCCCAAGCCCTTTCATATACTTTCATCTCTAAAAATCCGTATTCCCTTCTCCACCTTTTGCAACAAGTTTATATAACTTGTAAACATCGCATGACCTTCGCAGATATGGCTTCTAAGGctgcaaagcaaaataaaaaaaagacattttatttaagacGACCATTTCTGCTCTTGAGTCTAAAATTGAACTGGTGCAAGCTACTGTGTGTAATCACGGGCGGGTTCAGGACACTGAACTTGACAAatcttccaccactgtgtgtgtgtgtgtgtgtgtgtgtgttaggttagggttaaggttaggcatttagttgtgatggttaaggttggggtaaggggctagggaatgcattatgtcaatgacgggtccccaaaAAGatagtgaagtgtgtgtgtgtgtgtgtgtgtgtgtgcgcgctatTAGGGACCTGAAGACAGGTGTGTGGAAGGGCCAGTATATGGGTTTGGAGCTCCTTTTGTTGTCACTTATCTGTACATCACTTTGTTTATGCAAATGTCACTAACTTGGAAAAAACAGTAAagagattgggggggggggggaagagatgTGGACTCAAACACCCAAACGTTTATCcaaaacaaaaacctaaaaTTACAGAGTACACTGTGTAGTAAATCACTTTGGTCTCTCTGTAGTAAATAAACAGCTGCATCTCCATGGAGACGGCTCATTAGTTCACACTCTGCTGTAATGAGGCTGACACTGCTCTGACCTGCCGTAGTCGGATTGGCTCAGGGCTCCTGACAGTGATGATGTGTAGACAGAGAGGCCGGGGTTTAACTGTGAGGTGAAGGGTGactcatctctgtgtgtgtgtgtcttaaatgcttttaatgttAAGCTGCAGGAGTGGCATGGTATCAAGGATTATTTTCACCGGAGAGATTTAAACATGTCAGACTTCAACGGATTTTCCCGGTATAACAGAAACCCACAGTTTAATCCACTCCTGACACTTTTACtctcttgtgttgtgttgtagttCCTGCGGGTCACCAAACACTACCTCCCCCACATGGCCCGGCTCTGTCTGGTCAGCACCTTCCTGGAGGACGGGTTCAGGATGTGGTTCCAGTGGGGGGAGCAGAGCGAGTACATCGAATCCACCTGGAACTGTGGACACTTCCTCGCCAACATCTTCGTCCTGCTCAACTTGCTGGGCCAGCTGggtaatttatatatatatatatatatatatatatatatatatatatatatatatatatatatatatatatatatatatacacacacacacacacacacacacacacacacacacacacacacacggacacgttCTTTCTATACTTGTGAGGACcctcgttaaaaaaaaatgcattgaccaAAACCCCTAATATAACCCTAACCTGAACCGTCAAACAGTCCTTTGAAGAAGccaaaatgcaaaaatgtcCTCACTACGATGATTTAAAACGGAAACtggtcctcacaaagatagaGAAAACTGGTCATTTAGGAAACTCGTGTCTGTTTTCCAGTTTTTAATGTCAACATGATGACTTAGTTCAGTGATTACTTTTACAGTTTAAAACTGATTTACAGATTCAGATGATTAAAACAGCATTTTGAATGGACACTGcactagtaataataataacaacagggTTTGAATGGAGAAAGTCCGCGTTACAGTAGTTGCTGTCAGTTTTGACAATGTTAAGAAGTTACAGGTGAACATGTAGACAAACCTCCGATGTCTTCAGACACCATGTTTAACATGTGAACAACTAACACATGAGAAactcagactgatctcactaagtggtgtatgtatgacacgccaattcgtatgccgttTTTGCTTGTTATAGAAACGTATAATtgttttttagcgtgtttatcaacgccgtttggcctccattgacctacattacatgtgaattatcgctgtagcgagtagtatgaaagtagggaggttggttgtggtgtcggatgggtaaaacacaggactttcacccaggagggtTGGGTTCGCCAGTTTGTCAACGTTTGTCaacgtttatttttttatttttttaaaaataaagccttccccaatgttcttttccgaaacccaaccgtttgtttccctaagcgtgtgacgttggtcaccgtcgtgtttgtcgttttttgtttgttactaaagcctttcccaatgttctttccctaaacccaaccttttttattttttatgtgtgCCGCATTAGCGATAACACGgcacgtggcgtgtatgtttacatccgctgtatacagcgtagacatacacgtggatagatcaaaatgcgtacagataacacgccatttggctttaggaaagtggcgtgtatgtttacgcaaagtcatgatgccatgttgagAAACTGGATGTCTTCGCCTCATGATAATAAATTGCCTGTtacgtgcaaaaaaaaaacttctatcATCATAACAGAAATGTCCTTAATaaaaacatctgtctgtctctccgcaGGTGGCTGTGTGTTAATCCTCAGTAGAAACTTTGTTCAGTACGCCTGCTTCACTCTGTTTGGGATCATCGgcctgcaggtacacacacacacgcacgcacacacgcacgatGTGAAGGTGCCGTTATCTAACATGATGAGTTAACTTCTGCCTTTAATCAGCTCTCCATGATGTCCGACAATTGTTTACCGATTTGAAGTGTCTTTCTGTTCTTCCGTCCTCAGTTTTAGACGTTGCATGAACCATGAACAGCTTTTCAGTCCATTGTGTGTTCACATtgggaaaaaagcaaaaacaaaaaaacaaccagtATCCAAACTGAAATACTCTGGACACTTTTGTCCCACGGTGCcaaaagaaagtgaaaacaaaCACTTACTGTGAACATCAGAGTacggatgtacagtatgtaatagGGACAGTTAatgtttcctcctcctctgcagaCGCTGGCCTACAGCATCCTGTGGGACCCAAAGTTTCTCATGAGGTGAgtctgtgacctttgacctgtgaGCATGCACAACCACAGTCTGCACGGAGCCATCTTTAATGATTATCTTAACATCTTACACAAATCACAGTCACGGTCATTTATCATacagtgcatatatatatatatatatatataattattctGCAGAACAAAGTTCTGAGTACTCAAGTTTGTCAATCTGCTTTTTTAAGTCATCTCTCCCcgtttccttccctcctctctctttgtttcctctcctcctccatctcctttCCTCACCTCTCCCTGTTtccttccctcccctctctgcttgcttcctctcccctcctcccccctgtAGGAACCTGGCGTTGGGGGgaggcctcctcctcctcctggcaGAGTGTCGGGGGGAGGCTCGCAGTGTCTTTGCAGGAGTTCCTTCTCTCGGTCATCAGAGCTCTCCGAAACACCTCCTGCAGCTGGGAGGAAGGGTCCTCCTCGTCCTCATGTTCATGACGCTGCTGCACTTTGACCTCAGCCTTTTCAGtgtgagtgacacacacacacacacagttgctttTTGGATATTTATATACGCTTCTGTTTTTATGTACATCatggaaaatgtttattttattgtgttgtccttgtttcAGCTGTGTGTCTATTTCTTTTTAAGTCCAttacaataaagctgattctgaacaTGCCAATGTGTTCAAGTtagcatgtcagcatgctaTGTTAAAATACGACTGAGGTTGATGGGGATTCAGTC
This genomic window contains:
- the surf4l gene encoding surfeit 4, like isoform X1, with product MGHGDLMSQAEDVADQFLRVTKHYLPHMARLCLVSTFLEDGFRMWFQWGEQSEYIESTWNCGHFLANIFVLLNLLGQLGGCVLILSRNFVQYACFTLFGIIGLQTLAYSILWDPKFLMRNLALGGGLLLLLAECRGEARSVFAGVPSLGHQSSPKHLLQLGGRVLLVLMFMTLLHFDLSLFSILQNLVGTALIVLVAVGFKTKLAALTLVVWLLCINFTFNAFWSIPSYKPMHDFLKYDFFQTTSVIGGLLLVVALGPGGVSMDEKKKEW
- the surf4l gene encoding surfeit 4, like isoform X2: MARLCLVSTFLEDGFRMWFQWGEQSEYIESTWNCGHFLANIFVLLNLLGQLGGCVLILSRNFVQYACFTLFGIIGLQTLAYSILWDPKFLMRNLALGGGLLLLLAECRGEARSVFAGVPSLGHQSSPKHLLQLGGRVLLVLMFMTLLHFDLSLFSILQNLVGTALIVLVAVGFKTKLAALTLVVWLLCINFTFNAFWSIPSYKPMHDFLKYDFFQTTSVIGGLLLVVALGPGGVSMDEKKKEW